Proteins found in one Terriglobia bacterium genomic segment:
- a CDS encoding Rne/Rng family ribonuclease has translation MNKELYVSSTPHETKVALVEDDQLAEVYFERENEYTLAGSIYKGRVTRVLPGMQSAFVDIGLERDAFLYVSDFLELEEEDEELGQVQLQPHLIDPNKLGPQLSAEAEVEELVEAEDEGDEESAEAAEGGQQDESGSRKWRGRRRRRGRRGGRERSRNGESNGNETVEASEAEPGPEQQEESVERDVTPPAPVPAPEATYERILLPGESIARYQGGGTEAPAESQPSEERPERDSRYERGDRGGRFGRRGGRRDRFERRERREEEPYALPADYQPIVLPGESISKYRDPRPPRPAAEDASGTQASEVNEFLASTDAQPANTVEANIEETAGPETARIMEAERESGTLELSRQVREEERDEEERFESMNVAAVFGGDAVEEDTPQHEDTHRFSDETPMRHEHETTSAEVPSGDWRDKFAEQEQPTEAASSETPDEAREESIVETETRHEPDQEAGSYVIEGDNVEHEEIDEDEAEIGTYEEEFDHYHPNEIEEETLDAQGGRVNGAEVLGDAVRESDEEALLEEEEYEFNGDGEASEGDEFEESEMLVAEDEQENPEEGHAGLRAPAGTAGYQQRSERTERPGYERRGGDRGRGRRGFRRGGMRPRREFRPAPAISDLLKEGQEVLIQIAKEPIGKKGARITSHIALPGRFLVYMPTVNHIGVSRKINSDEERQRLKRIVASERENGHGGFIVRTAAAAVREEELRADIRFLKHLWSEIRTRAENSKSPSLIYHDLNLVERVLRDQVTSDFSQIWVDTQEEYERVVRFASRFQPGLLKRIKLYSKSTPLYEQFGIQDEINKSLKSKVWLKSGGYIVINQTEALVAIDINTGKYVGKTARLEDTIVKTNCDAIKEIVRQIRLRDLGGIIVIDFIDMDERKNRQRVMQTLEEELKYDRAPSKVLQFNDFGLVAITRKRVKQSLERTLGTPCPYCTATGFVKSPITVANEIFVEMKKVRKQVEKDDVILRVNPEVAKELKTANGKRIQELEELVGRPVLVKSDAQLHQEQFDINF, from the coding sequence ATGAATAAGGAACTGTACGTTTCCAGTACGCCACACGAAACCAAGGTGGCGTTGGTGGAAGACGATCAGCTCGCCGAAGTGTATTTCGAGCGGGAAAACGAGTACACCCTCGCAGGGTCCATCTACAAAGGTCGGGTAACGCGCGTGCTGCCGGGAATGCAATCCGCATTCGTGGATATTGGCCTGGAGCGTGATGCCTTCCTGTACGTCTCCGACTTCCTCGAACTCGAGGAAGAAGACGAGGAACTTGGGCAGGTTCAGCTTCAGCCTCACCTGATCGATCCCAATAAGCTTGGACCGCAACTGTCAGCGGAAGCCGAAGTAGAAGAGCTTGTCGAGGCCGAGGACGAAGGCGACGAAGAGAGCGCCGAGGCTGCCGAAGGCGGGCAGCAGGATGAGAGCGGGTCGCGCAAGTGGCGCGGACGGCGTCGCCGTCGCGGGCGCCGCGGCGGACGCGAGCGAAGCCGCAACGGCGAAAGCAATGGCAACGAGACCGTCGAGGCCTCGGAGGCGGAGCCAGGACCAGAACAACAAGAAGAATCCGTGGAACGGGATGTCACACCGCCAGCACCGGTTCCTGCTCCGGAAGCGACTTACGAGCGGATACTGCTGCCCGGCGAATCAATCGCTCGCTACCAGGGTGGCGGAACCGAAGCCCCTGCGGAGTCTCAGCCGAGCGAAGAGCGTCCGGAACGCGACTCTCGTTATGAGCGGGGAGATCGCGGCGGACGGTTCGGTCGTCGTGGAGGACGTCGGGACCGCTTCGAGCGTCGCGAGCGCCGCGAAGAAGAGCCCTACGCGCTTCCCGCGGATTACCAGCCCATCGTCCTTCCGGGCGAATCGATCTCGAAGTATCGAGACCCGCGGCCCCCGCGGCCCGCGGCCGAAGATGCCTCCGGGACACAAGCGTCAGAAGTAAACGAATTCCTTGCATCCACTGACGCGCAGCCTGCGAATACCGTCGAGGCGAATATCGAGGAGACAGCAGGACCGGAGACCGCTCGCATAATGGAAGCCGAGCGCGAATCTGGCACGCTTGAACTGTCCCGTCAGGTGCGAGAGGAAGAGCGGGACGAGGAAGAGCGGTTCGAGAGCATGAACGTCGCTGCCGTTTTCGGCGGCGATGCGGTTGAAGAAGATACCCCTCAGCACGAGGACACCCATCGCTTCTCCGACGAGACTCCCATGCGACATGAGCACGAGACGACTTCGGCAGAAGTGCCCTCCGGCGATTGGCGCGACAAGTTCGCCGAACAGGAACAGCCGACCGAGGCGGCTTCCAGCGAGACTCCCGACGAAGCTCGCGAGGAGTCCATCGTTGAAACTGAAACCCGACATGAGCCCGATCAGGAAGCCGGCAGCTACGTGATCGAGGGCGATAACGTCGAACACGAAGAGATCGACGAAGATGAAGCAGAGATCGGGACCTACGAAGAGGAATTCGACCACTATCACCCGAACGAGATTGAAGAGGAGACTCTCGATGCGCAAGGCGGTCGCGTAAATGGCGCCGAAGTCCTGGGCGATGCTGTGCGAGAAAGCGACGAAGAAGCCCTTCTCGAAGAAGAAGAGTACGAGTTCAATGGCGACGGCGAGGCATCCGAGGGGGACGAGTTCGAAGAATCGGAGATGCTCGTCGCGGAAGACGAACAGGAGAATCCCGAAGAGGGACACGCCGGACTGCGGGCCCCGGCGGGAACGGCCGGCTATCAGCAACGGTCCGAGCGCACCGAGCGTCCCGGTTACGAGCGCCGTGGCGGAGATCGAGGCAGAGGGCGGCGTGGATTCCGGCGCGGCGGAATGCGTCCGCGGCGCGAGTTCCGTCCTGCACCGGCCATCAGCGACCTGCTGAAGGAAGGGCAGGAAGTTCTCATCCAGATCGCCAAGGAGCCGATCGGCAAAAAGGGCGCGCGCATCACGAGTCACATCGCGCTCCCCGGCCGGTTCCTGGTTTACATGCCTACCGTGAACCACATCGGCGTCTCCCGAAAGATCAACTCCGACGAGGAACGCCAGCGCCTGAAGCGCATCGTTGCCAGCGAGCGCGAGAACGGCCACGGCGGATTCATCGTTCGGACTGCGGCTGCCGCGGTGCGAGAAGAAGAACTCCGCGCGGATATCCGTTTCCTGAAGCACCTCTGGTCGGAGATACGCACGCGGGCCGAAAACAGCAAATCCCCGTCGCTTATCTATCACGACCTCAACCTGGTCGAGCGCGTGCTACGCGACCAGGTCACCAGCGATTTCTCGCAGATATGGGTGGACACCCAGGAAGAGTACGAGCGCGTGGTGCGCTTTGCCAGCCGGTTCCAGCCGGGCCTGCTGAAGCGCATTAAGCTCTATTCGAAGTCGACTCCACTCTACGAACAGTTCGGCATCCAGGACGAGATCAACAAGAGCCTGAAGTCGAAGGTATGGCTGAAATCCGGCGGCTACATCGTTATTAACCAGACCGAGGCGCTGGTCGCAATCGATATCAACACGGGCAAGTACGTCGGAAAGACGGCACGCCTGGAAGACACGATCGTGAAGACCAATTGCGACGCCATCAAGGAAATCGTGCGGCAAATCCGTTTGCGCGATCTCGGTGGCATCATCGTCATCGACTTCATCGACATGGACGAGCGCAAGAACCGCCAGAGGGTCATGCAGACGCTTGAAGAAGAGCTGAAGTACGACCGCGCCCCGTCGAAGGTCCTGCAGTTCAACGACTTCGGCCTGGTGGCGATCACACGCAAGCGGGTCAAGCAGTCCCTTGAGCGCACCCTTGGAACGCCGTGCCCGTACTGCACCGCGACCGGCTTCGTGAAGTCGCCGATCACGGTGGCAAACGAGATCTTCGTAGAGATGAAGAAAGTCCGAAAGC
- the rodA gene encoding rod shape-determining protein RodA, translating into MARYVRFRDFDWVLLVFVLLICALGIVEIYSATRNTKFDNADLQVKQIYWIIGGVILMFLISLVNYQTLLENVHWMYGLSIVSLLAVLVFGRRYLGAKRWIAMPGGWHFQPSEWVKLVLILTMAKYFAEYHDRELPFRELVKAGAIVAVPMLMVLKQPDLGTSLTYLPIAVMALFLGGMKMKHVLVMVLVAGIMMPIAIHFLKPYQRDRLTAFVEPEADAKGSGYQVIQSLVAVGSGGLWGKGTAKGTQTQGQFLPVTHTDFIMAAWSEEHGFVGATVVLLLYFLVLMRLIHNAQTAPDRAGTFVVMGVVAVLTFHVLVNVGMVVGFMPVTGIPLPLMSYGGSSILFMFLALGIVMNVRMRRFVN; encoded by the coding sequence ATGGCACGGTACGTACGTTTCCGCGATTTTGACTGGGTGCTGCTGGTCTTCGTTCTCCTCATCTGTGCGCTCGGCATCGTCGAGATTTACTCGGCGACTCGCAACACGAAGTTCGACAACGCCGACCTGCAGGTTAAGCAGATCTACTGGATCATTGGCGGCGTGATCCTGATGTTCCTGATCAGCCTGGTGAACTACCAGACGCTCCTCGAAAACGTTCACTGGATGTATGGGCTATCGATCGTTTCTTTGCTGGCCGTGCTTGTGTTTGGCCGGCGGTACCTGGGCGCAAAGCGCTGGATCGCAATGCCGGGGGGATGGCATTTTCAGCCATCGGAATGGGTCAAACTCGTTCTAATCCTGACGATGGCGAAATACTTCGCCGAATACCACGACCGTGAACTGCCGTTCAGAGAACTGGTCAAGGCCGGAGCCATTGTCGCCGTCCCGATGCTCATGGTGTTGAAACAGCCTGACCTTGGAACATCGCTGACCTATTTACCGATCGCCGTAATGGCCCTGTTCCTCGGTGGCATGAAGATGAAACATGTGCTCGTGATGGTCCTGGTTGCGGGCATCATGATGCCGATTGCCATTCACTTCCTGAAGCCCTACCAGAGGGACCGCCTGACCGCGTTCGTTGAGCCAGAGGCAGATGCGAAAGGCTCCGGCTACCAGGTCATCCAATCGCTCGTGGCTGTCGGTTCTGGGGGACTTTGGGGGAAGGGAACCGCCAAGGGTACCCAAACGCAGGGGCAGTTCCTGCCGGTGACCCACACCGACTTCATCATGGCGGCATGGTCGGAGGAGCACGGGTTCGTGGGCGCTACCGTGGTGTTACTGTTATACTTCCTAGTGCTGATGCGTCTGATCCATAATGCCCAGACGGCACCGGATCGCGCCGGCACGTTCGTGGTGATGGGTGTCGTGGCGGTACTCACATTCCATGTTCTGGTGAACGTGGGAATGGTGGTAGGATTCATGCCCGTTACCGGAATTCCTTTGCCGCTGATGAGTTACGGCGGCTCGTCGATACTGTTCATGTTCCTGGCCCTGGGAATTGTGATGAACGTCAGGATGCGCAGGTTCGTGAACTAG